In Hydractinia symbiolongicarpus strain clone_291-10 chromosome 13, HSymV2.1, whole genome shotgun sequence, a single genomic region encodes these proteins:
- the LOC130623253 gene encoding uncharacterized protein LOC130623253: protein MTRYQLENIKTCSTNYNMNINFNQRKNVVKKSFYIKIKTKTLNSLVVNLSHLNLSNADISVLNKGLKYVPTPSAVNTCQPVKNAFANLRNRMATRYFFINKPHPRNELHRKSNWLAPEPQHKNLQNFFALVKRDLCDFTTKFPLLRCQSNLTRSERKSLFKLSKNRNIVIKKADKGGRVVIMSKDDYIRKVYDHLSNNKYYAKMKTDPSKDHKTNINSFIEISLCRHNINKNTAKFITPPENTRMPLFYILLKIHKDGIPGRPIVSAVNSITENISEFLNLCLQPLLPKLKSYVKDTKHLIQRLQTIPAQNEHVLLVSADVSSLYTNIPHQEGVHACIHFIRKYRNTLPSFTPNEHVIRTLFSFILENNYFMFLNELYLQLLGTAMGTKVAPPYASLFLGLFEQEHSEEELHKFFIYLNSIHPTIKFTYEYSTEEISFLDTTIYLDKRSRKLKTKLFIKPTDSRALLHFTSYYPHHTKRGIIYSQALRYRMITSQDSILKCELDELKSILLTRGYKGRLVDEIFGKIAKLKQSDVLSNSTHKFNKKRIHFRTADNSGDADRDQNKDKHILPFILPYHEKFTTLKRILHKYWFIIESDPALRLVFPTKAFLTFTKHKNIQEYLIRAKMRSADHCLSI, encoded by the exons ATGACAAGATACCAAttggaaaacataaaaacatgcTCAACAAACTATAACATGAACATTAATTTTAACCAAAGGAAAaacgttgttaaaaaaagtttttatataaaaataaaaacgaaaactTTAAACTCACTAGTTGTAAATTTATCTCACCTCAATTTATCCAATGCGGATATATCTGTTCTCAATAAAGGACTTAAGTACGTCCCAACACCCTCAGCTGTCAACACCTGTCAGCCTGTGAAAAATGCTTTTGCGAACTTGCGCAATCGTATGGCAAcaaggtatttttttattaacaaaccACACCCCCGCAATGAGCTCCATAGAAAATCTAACTGGCTTGCACCTGAACCACAACATAAAAACCTACAAAACTTTTTTGCCCTGGTAAAAAGAGATTTATGcgattttaccactaaatttcCCCTGTTGAGATGCCAGAGTAATCTTACTCGTAGCGAAAGGAAAAGTCTATTCAAATTATCAAAAAACCGAAATATAGTGATTAAAAAAGCTGATAAGGGTGGTCGTGTAGTCATCATGAGTAAAGATGACTACATTAGAAAAGTTTATGACCACCTCTCCAACAACAAATATtacgcaaaaatgaaaactgacCCTAGCAAAGACCATAAAActaatatcaacagtttcatagAAATTTCTCTATGTCGCcacaacataaacaaaaacacggCCAAATTTATAACACCACCTGAAAACACTAGAATGCCCCTATTTTACATACTGCTAAAAATTCATAAGGATGGCATTCCAGGACGACCAATAGTTTCAGCTGTTAACTCTATAACTGAAAATATCtcagaatttttaaatctttgccTGCAACCTCTCTTACCAAAATTAAAATCCTATGTAAAGGACACCAAACATCTAATACAACGGTTACAAACCATACCGGCACAAAATGAACACGTTTTACTTGTATCAGCAGACGTATCCTCACTTTACACCAATATCCCTCATCAAGAAGGAGTTCATGCGTGTATTCATTTCATTAGAAAATACAGAAACACACTGCCTTCATTCACACCCAATGAACATGTAATACGAACGTTGTTTTCGTTTATACTGGAAAATAACTATTTCATGTTCCTAAATGAATTATATCTGCAGTTACTTGGCACAGCCATGGGTACGAAGGTGGCACCACCATACGCATCATTATTCCTGGGTCTTTTTGAGCAG GAACACAGTGAAGAAGAACTACACAAATTTTTCATATATCTAAATTCAATACACCCTACAATAAAATTCACCTATGAATATTCAACAGAGGAAATTAGTTTTTTGGATACGACTATCTATTTAGATAAACGCTCGAGAAAACTCAAAaccaaattatttataaaaccaACTGACAGCAGAGCACTATTACATTTTACGTCGTATTACCCTCACCATACCAAAAGGGGTATAATTTATTCGCAAGCACTCCGCTATCGCATGATAACAAGTCAAGATagcattttaaaatgtgagctCGATGAacttaaaagtattttgctgacCAGAGGATACAAAGGTCGGCTTGTTGATGAAATATTCGGGAAAATCGCCAAATTAAAGCAATCAGACGTACTTTCCAACTCCACGCACAAGTTTAATAAAAAACGAATACATTTCAGAACCGCTGACAATAGTGGTGATGCTGACAGAGACCAAAACAAAGACAAACACATTCTACCTTTTATTTTACCTTACCACGAAAAATTTACAACGCTTAAACGAATACTACACAAGTATTGGTTTATAATTGAGAGCGACCCAGCTCTGCGACTCGTTTTTCCAACCAAAGCATTCTTGACTTTCACCAAGCATAAAAATATACAGGAATATTTAATCAGAGCAAAGATGAGATCTGCTGACCACTGCCtttcaatataa
- the LOC130623254 gene encoding uncharacterized protein LOC130623254, with protein MSVMQAFKTELKAREKVSTGQEESPCYSGASLYVGNRRNFDAKERKCAFCENPGHKPQFCSIVSKPTARSSILKRKGLCFLCLQSGHVARHCTVRWKCFKCKGRHHVSICNKGNRDQDSIDQNEGEGTSNNVANTECDFNAVLLQTSSAEIFSDDKNCHRFRILFDSGSQMSYISPQAAEKLKLETIDKKQMCLKTFGGAKQNKTLDMVRFTVKTKNDEENITVNAFVSEICYPLTNQNIEGAKSNYPFLCRLDLADSNPKNQPLSVDILIGGDYYWSFMKNDMKRSTKGGPQQFHQNWDIF; from the coding sequence ATGAGCGTGATGCAAGCTTTTAAAACTGAATTAAAAGCGCGAGAAAAAGTTTCAACCGGTCAGGAGGAAAGCCCTTGTTATTCTGGTGCTTCCCTTTATGTTGGAAATCGACGGAATTTCGATgcgaaagaaagaaaatgtgcTTTTTGTGAAAACCCAGGGCACAAACCGCAATTTTGCTCTATTGTTTCCAAACCGACTGCGCGCTCTTCCATTTTAAAAAGGAAAGGATTATGCTTTTTATGTCTACAGTCAGGTCATGTAGCAAGACACTGCACAGTTAGatggaaatgttttaaatgtaaGGGACGTCATCATGTGTCTATTTGCAATAAGGGTAATCGAGACCAGGATAGCATTGATCAGAATGAAGGTGAGGGAACTTCAAATAACGTGGCGAATACTGAATGTGATTTTAACGCAGTTTTGTTACAAACTTCGTCTGCGGAAATTTTTTCTGATGATAAAAACTGTCACAGGTTTAGAATTTTGTTTGATAGTGGCAGTCAAATGTCATACATTTCTCCGCAAGCGGCGGAAAAATTGAAATTGGAAACAATCGACAAAAAACAAATGTGTCTTAAAACGTTTGGAGGagctaaacaaaacaaaactttggaCATGGTTAGATTTACCGTTAAAACGAAAAATGACGAAGAAAATATTACGGTAAACGCGTTCGTATCCGAAATATGCTATCCTTTGACAAACCAAAACATCGAGGGTGCAAAATCTAACTACCCTTTTCTGTGTCGTCTCGATTTAGCAGACAGTAATCCAAAAAATCAACCATTAAGTGTGGATATTTTGATTGGCGGGGATTATTATTGGTCCTTTATGAAAAACGACATGAAACGTAGCACCAAAGGTGGGCCACAGCAATTTCATCAAAACTGGGATATATTTTAA
- the LOC130623255 gene encoding uncharacterized protein LOC130623255: MGTKLDTSVNIVNTHVLKVQNKLSENKTLEDLVQGFWNIETMGIKKSEENEISDHGIEAGVTFKKDRYEVKLPIKDHDLLEDNYDLSKQRLKNMIKIFKNKSELLKQYDNIIREQESCQIIEKAPDEHVVGHTHFLPHKPVIREEKTTTKVRMVFDGSAKKVVLL, encoded by the coding sequence ATGGGTACTAAATTGGATACTTCAGTGAACATTGTTAATACTCATGTTTTAAAAGTGCAAAATAAGTTGAGTGAAAATAAAACACTTGAAGACTTGGTTCAGGGATTTTGGAACATCGAGACTATGGGAATTAAAAAATCAGAAGAAAACGAGATTTCGGATCATGGTATTGAAGCAGGtgtgacatttaaaaaagaTCGTTATGAGGTCAAGCTACCCATAAAAGATCACGATCTGCTTGAAGATAACTATGATCTTTCAAAACAAAGATTAAAAAAcatgattaaaattttcaaaaacaaaagcgaATTGTTGAAACAATATGATAACATTATTCGAGAACAAGAAAGTTGTCAAATAATTGAAAAGGCACCAGATGAACACGTTGTAGGACACACCCATTTTTTGCCGCATAAGCCAGTGATACGGGAAGAAAAAACAACTACGAAGGTGCGCATGGTTTTTGATGGGAGTGCAAAAAAAGTGGTCCTTCTTTAA